A single uncultured Acetobacterium sp. DNA region contains:
- a CDS encoding ABC transporter permease — protein MFDIILGAISLGLLWAIMTIGVYITYRILDIADLTVEGSIAMGAAIAAFSIFNGMNPFIATCLAFVGGMLAGLVTGILHTKLKIPALLAGILTMIALYSVNLRIMGKANLSLLRIDTVFTPLESLGLSPTNAVMLFGFISVMAIVGLLYWFFGTEIGCAIRATGDNPQMARAQGINTNNMIILGLVISNGLVALSGSLIAQSQSFADIQMGIGSIVIGLASVIIGEVIFGTRNFFNCLISLVLGAITYRIIIALVLKMGMPANDLKLFTAITVAIALSLPVFKTYLRPLKKSLRGGDL, from the coding sequence ATGTTTGATATTATATTAGGTGCAATCTCGCTGGGTCTGCTATGGGCCATCATGACAATTGGCGTTTATATCACCTACCGAATACTCGATATCGCTGATTTAACAGTCGAAGGAAGTATTGCAATGGGAGCTGCAATCGCAGCTTTTTCAATTTTTAATGGGATGAATCCTTTTATCGCAACATGCCTGGCCTTTGTTGGCGGAATGTTAGCGGGACTGGTCACCGGAATTCTTCATACAAAATTAAAAATACCCGCCTTATTAGCCGGTATTTTAACAATGATTGCCCTTTATTCAGTTAATCTGCGAATCATGGGCAAGGCTAACCTGTCACTGCTACGAATTGATACGGTCTTTACTCCCTTGGAGAGCCTGGGATTAAGCCCAACAAATGCGGTCATGCTTTTTGGCTTTATTAGTGTGATGGCGATTGTTGGTCTTTTATACTGGTTTTTCGGAACCGAAATCGGTTGTGCCATTCGGGCTACCGGAGACAATCCGCAAATGGCCAGAGCCCAGGGCATCAACACCAATAATATGATTATCCTGGGGTTGGTCATCAGTAATGGTCTGGTTGCGCTTTCCGGCTCGCTAATCGCTCAGAGTCAGAGCTTTGCCGACATCCAAATGGGAATTGGGTCAATCGTTATTGGGCTGGCATCGGTCATCATTGGGGAAGTTATTTTTGGTACCCGAAATTTCTTCAATTGTCTGATCTCATTAGTGTTAGGCGCAATCACCTATCGAATCATCATCGCCCTGGTGTTAAAAATGGGTATGCCAGCTAATGATTTAAAATTATTTACCGCCATCACGGTAGCCATTGCCCTGTCGTTGCCGGTCTTTAAAACCTATCTCCGCCCACTCAAAAAATCATTAAGAGGAGGCGATCTATAA
- a CDS encoding YhbY family RNA-binding protein — MLTSKQRSYLRKLAMDIPDIIFIGKEGITPQVIVQTRDAIIARELIKGKVQNNSLEDVNNVARELAAATKSDIVCTIGNKFILYKKNLLKTKIEVPTKNQKPIKRIKKKALSPSRKFTNS, encoded by the coding sequence ATGTTAACGAGTAAACAAAGAAGTTATTTAAGAAAGCTTGCCATGGATATTCCCGATATCATTTTCATTGGCAAAGAAGGCATCACCCCGCAAGTCATTGTTCAGACCAGGGACGCCATTATTGCCCGGGAACTGATCAAGGGAAAGGTTCAGAATAATTCTCTGGAAGATGTCAATAATGTGGCAAGAGAATTAGCAGCCGCCACAAAATCGGACATTGTCTGTACCATTGGTAATAAATTTATCCTTTATAAAAAGAATTTATTAAAAACTAAAATCGAGGTACCGACAAAAAATCAAAAGCCCATCAAACGAATTAAGAAAAAAGCATTAAGTCCATCACGAAAATTCACTAATTCATAA
- the rpmI gene encoding 50S ribosomal protein L35, which produces MPKMKTHRGAAKRFKIKKSGFIKRTKAGKRHILNKKSSKRKRNLRKATGLAPGDAKVVMKMIKMVKR; this is translated from the coding sequence ATGCCAAAAATGAAAACACACCGTGGTGCTGCAAAGCGTTTTAAAATAAAGAAATCAGGTTTTATTAAGCGGACTAAAGCTGGTAAACGCCATATTCTAAACAAAAAAAGCAGTAAGAGAAAAAGAAATCTTAGAAAAGCTACTGGTTTAGCTCCAGGAGATGCTAAAGTAGTAATGAAAATGATCAAAATGGTAAAAAGATAA
- the thrS gene encoding threonine--tRNA ligase translates to MITITLKDGSIKTYEPGITVLEVATDISPGLAKNTMAGELNGEVVDVRQAINEDATLNLLKFEDEGGKHAFWHTGSHLLAQAVKRLYPQAKLAIGPAIDNGFYYDIDVDVIITPEIMEKIEKEMAKIVKEGLEINRYELSRNEALAKVNAEGEIYKAELIENLPEDAIISFYSQGEFSDLCAGPHIQNLSGIKAIKLLSLAGAYWRGDEKNKMLQRIYGITFPKKSELEAYLTRLEEAKKRDHRKLGKELDLFSIQEEGPGFPFFHPKGMIIRNELENFWRQIHQLRGYQEIKTPIILNAELWKRSGHWDHYKENMYFTEIDEASYAVKPMNCPGGMLVYKRKGHSYRDLPLKMAELGLVHRHELHGALHGLMRVRNFTQDDAHIFMTPDQIEAEVIKVIDLADEVYKVFGFNYKVELSTKPEKAIGSDEVWEIATDALRKALEKKEIDYRLNPGDGAFYGPKIDFHLEDSLGRTWQCGTIQLDFQMPERFDLNYIGSDGEKHRPVIVHRTILGSIERFFGILIEHFAGKFPVWLAPVQVMIIPVADAHHDFAKGIAEELTAIGVRASVDVRDEKLGYRIREAQMQKVPYMLVVGDKEAEGGDLALRIRDTGDAGLISLTDLKEKLIEKIKTKSLTLE, encoded by the coding sequence ATGATTACTATTACGTTAAAAGACGGATCCATAAAGACTTATGAACCCGGAATCACTGTTCTTGAAGTTGCCACAGATATCAGCCCGGGTTTAGCCAAGAATACCATGGCAGGGGAACTCAATGGCGAGGTTGTGGATGTCCGCCAAGCGATTAATGAAGATGCTACCCTCAATCTTTTAAAATTTGAAGATGAAGGCGGTAAGCATGCCTTCTGGCATACTGGTTCCCATCTGCTTGCCCAGGCGGTCAAACGGCTTTATCCTCAAGCCAAACTGGCCATTGGTCCGGCAATCGACAATGGTTTTTACTATGATATCGATGTGGATGTGATTATCACTCCTGAAATTATGGAAAAAATCGAGAAAGAAATGGCCAAAATTGTTAAAGAAGGCTTGGAAATCAATCGTTATGAGTTAAGCCGCAACGAGGCGCTGGCCAAAGTGAATGCCGAAGGCGAAATTTACAAAGCTGAGCTGATCGAAAACCTGCCGGAAGATGCCATCATCAGCTTTTATTCCCAGGGTGAGTTCTCCGATCTTTGTGCCGGCCCTCATATTCAAAACCTCAGTGGCATTAAAGCGATTAAGCTTTTAAGTCTCGCCGGTGCCTATTGGCGGGGTGATGAAAAAAATAAGATGCTGCAACGTATTTATGGGATTACTTTTCCTAAAAAAAGCGAATTGGAAGCCTATTTAACGCGTTTGGAAGAAGCAAAAAAACGGGATCACCGTAAGTTAGGTAAAGAACTGGATCTTTTCTCAATCCAGGAAGAAGGCCCGGGTTTTCCATTCTTCCATCCTAAAGGGATGATTATTCGAAATGAACTGGAAAATTTCTGGCGACAGATCCATCAACTCCGGGGATACCAGGAAATCAAAACGCCAATTATTCTAAATGCTGAGCTGTGGAAACGCTCCGGTCACTGGGATCATTACAAAGAAAACATGTATTTCACCGAAATTGATGAAGCTTCTTATGCCGTCAAGCCAATGAACTGCCCGGGCGGAATGCTCGTTTATAAACGTAAAGGTCACTCTTACCGGGATCTGCCGTTAAAAATGGCTGAGTTGGGTTTAGTCCATCGTCATGAGCTGCATGGTGCCCTTCATGGTCTAATGCGGGTACGTAACTTTACTCAGGATGATGCCCATATCTTTATGACCCCGGATCAAATCGAAGCCGAAGTCATCAAGGTAATTGATCTGGCCGACGAAGTTTATAAAGTATTTGGTTTTAACTACAAGGTTGAACTATCAACCAAACCGGAAAAAGCCATCGGTTCGGATGAAGTCTGGGAAATAGCTACCGATGCTTTAAGAAAAGCACTGGAGAAAAAAGAAATTGACTATCGTCTAAACCCTGGTGATGGGGCTTTCTACGGCCCTAAAATTGACTTCCATCTGGAAGACAGCCTGGGTCGTACCTGGCAATGTGGAACCATTCAGCTGGATTTCCAGATGCCGGAGCGTTTTGACCTGAACTATATTGGTTCAGACGGCGAAAAACACCGTCCCGTTATTGTTCATCGAACCATTTTAGGCAGTATCGAGCGATTCTTCGGAATCCTGATTGAACATTTTGCTGGGAAATTCCCGGTTTGGCTGGCTCCGGTACAGGTGATGATTATTCCGGTTGCGGATGCCCACCATGATTTTGCCAAAGGGATTGCCGAAGAACTGACCGCCATTGGTGTCCGGGCGTCGGTGGATGTCCGGGATGAAAAACTGGGTTACCGGATCCGGGAAGCGCAAATGCAAAAAGTTCCTTATATGCTGGTTGTTGGAGATAAAGAAGCTGAAGGCGGCGACTTGGCCCTGCGAATCCGGGATACTGGTGACGCTGGTCTGATCAGTCTGACAGACTTAAAAGAAAAACTGATCGAAAAAATTAAAACAAAGTCATTGACTCTGGAATAA
- the infC gene encoding translation initiation factor IF-3, which produces MNERILNCSLVFFCRWSLSTCNFYIWRYITISKDVQHEINNEIRDREIRVIDEAGEMLGVMSTKDAQALADEKNLDLVKVSPNAKPPVCKILDYGKFRYEEIQRLKEAKKNQKAVVIKEIRMSVRVEEHDINVKIKNCIKFLEQGSRVKVAIRFRGREMAYTEQGKEVLLDFAERVSDLAVVEKAPKIEGRNMVMYLAPKKDK; this is translated from the coding sequence ATGAATGAACGCATTTTAAATTGTTCGTTAGTATTTTTTTGCAGGTGGAGTCTCTCTACCTGCAATTTTTATATATGGAGGTATATTACTATTAGCAAAGATGTTCAACACGAAATTAATAACGAGATCCGTGATCGCGAAATCCGTGTAATTGACGAAGCCGGTGAAATGTTGGGAGTCATGAGTACAAAAGATGCTCAAGCATTAGCCGATGAGAAAAATTTGGATCTAGTGAAAGTTTCACCAAACGCTAAACCGCCGGTTTGTAAGATTCTTGACTACGGAAAGTTTCGATACGAAGAAATTCAACGATTAAAAGAAGCTAAGAAAAATCAAAAAGCTGTGGTTATTAAAGAAATTCGTATGTCGGTTCGAGTTGAAGAGCATGATATTAATGTTAAAATTAAAAATTGCATCAAATTCTTGGAACAAGGTAGCCGTGTTAAAGTGGCTATTCGTTTCAGAGGCCGTGAAATGGCTTATACGGAACAGGGAAAAGAAGTATTACTTGATTTTGCAGAACGTGTTTCTGATCTCGCTGTGGTTGAAAAAGCACCGAAAATCGAAGGCAGAAATATGGTTATGTATTTAGCCCCAAAAAAAGATAAGTAA
- the rplT gene encoding 50S ribosomal protein L20, protein MMRIKKGVNAKKKHKKVLKLAKGFYGAKSKLYRSANEAVMRAQRSSYVGRKEKKRNFRRLWITRINAGARMYDMSYSKFMFGLKQAGVEIDRKILADLAMNDINAFKDLVEVSKNNLN, encoded by the coding sequence ATAATGCGAATTAAAAAGGGCGTTAACGCCAAAAAGAAACATAAAAAAGTACTTAAACTTGCAAAGGGCTTTTATGGCGCTAAAAGTAAGTTATATAGATCAGCAAATGAAGCTGTTATGCGAGCGCAGAGATCTTCATATGTTGGCCGAAAAGAAAAGAAAAGAAATTTCAGAAGATTATGGATTACCCGAATCAATGCCGGAGCCAGAATGTATGATATGAGCTATAGCAAATTCATGTTTGGTTTAAAACAGGCAGGTGTCGAAATTGACCGTAAAATCTTAGCCGATTTAGCAATGAATGACATCAATGCTTTTAAAGATTTAGTTGAAGTGTCAAAGAATAACCTCAATTAA
- the rsfS gene encoding ribosome silencing factor produces the protein MIFINPEEFAQKIKGWIEDKNGDDIEVINVTEMTSIANYFVIASGNSERQVKAIADNIEYEAQKLEIFPKGIEGQREGRWILLDYYDVIVHVFHAEEREFYSLEKLWKDSAVSR, from the coding sequence GTGATTTTTATTAATCCTGAAGAATTTGCACAAAAAATAAAAGGGTGGATTGAAGACAAAAACGGAGATGATATTGAAGTCATCAATGTAACCGAAATGACCTCCATCGCCAACTATTTTGTCATCGCCAGTGGTAACTCAGAACGACAAGTTAAAGCCATTGCCGACAATATCGAGTATGAAGCTCAAAAACTGGAGATCTTTCCAAAGGGCATCGAGGGCCAACGAGAAGGTCGCTGGATTTTATTAGATTACTACGACGTGATTGTCCATGTTTTCCATGCTGAAGAGCGTGAGTTTTACAGCCTCGAAAAACTTTGGAAAGACAGCGCCGTCAGTCGATAG
- a CDS encoding ATP-binding cassette domain-containing protein — MLIINEIEKKFNAGTVNEKVALSNFSLSLAEGDFVTVIGGNGAGKSTFLNCVAGVFGVDKGSILIDGLDVTKLPEHRRSNVIGRVFQDPMMGTAGNMGIEENLALAYRRGKTRSLSWGISNKEREIYKEYLSHLDLGLENRLHAKVGLLSGGQRQALTLLMATLKKPKLLLLDEHTAALDPKTADKVLQLSDRFVKEGNLTTLMVTHNMRHAIEHGNRLIMMHEGRVILDIKGEEKQQLTVEDLLKRFGQVSGEEFANDRALLS, encoded by the coding sequence GTGTTAATTATAAATGAAATTGAGAAAAAATTTAATGCCGGCACCGTCAACGAAAAGGTCGCTTTAAGTAATTTTAGTCTGTCACTGGCAGAAGGTGATTTCGTCACGGTTATTGGCGGTAACGGGGCTGGTAAATCGACCTTCCTTAATTGTGTCGCTGGTGTGTTTGGCGTTGATAAAGGCTCCATACTGATTGATGGCCTGGATGTTACCAAGCTTCCGGAACATCGACGTTCGAATGTCATTGGTCGGGTATTTCAAGACCCGATGATGGGAACAGCCGGTAATATGGGGATTGAAGAAAACCTCGCCCTGGCTTATCGTCGTGGCAAGACTCGCTCATTGAGCTGGGGAATCAGTAATAAGGAACGGGAGATTTACAAAGAATATCTCAGTCATCTGGATCTGGGACTGGAAAATCGACTGCATGCCAAAGTCGGATTACTTTCGGGTGGACAGCGGCAGGCATTGACCTTACTGATGGCGACCCTGAAAAAACCAAAACTGCTATTACTGGATGAGCACACGGCCGCTTTAGATCCAAAGACGGCGGACAAGGTGCTGCAGCTTAGTGACCGTTTTGTCAAAGAAGGTAATCTGACCACCCTGATGGTAACCCATAATATGCGTCACGCCATTGAACATGGTAATCGACTGATTATGATGCATGAAGGCCGGGTTATTCTAGACATCAAGGGTGAAGAAAAACAGCAGCTGACTGTTGAAGATTTACTGAAACGATTTGGTCAGGTCAGTGGCGAAGAATTTGCCAATGACCGGGCGCTGCTTTCATAA
- a CDS encoding ABC transporter substrate-binding protein produces the protein MKKYGKKLMTVLLIASLVALGAGCSNSATKQESKNATIGIVQYVDHVALDAAREGFVKALADNGYTDGQNITLDVQNAQGDQSNLSTISDRFVSNKVDLVLAIATPAAQAIAGKTTEIPILGTAITDYEAARLVKSNEAPGGNVSGTTDMNPIKEQIDLLVKLVPTAKTVGVLYTSSEDNSVLQAKIAKEAIEKLGMKYVEVTVTNSNDVQQATQSIVGQCDAIYIPTDNVFASAMPQVQNITSQSKTPVICGESGMVESGGLATLGISYSDLGYQTGLMAVKILKGEAKPATMPIESATKFEYAINGTVAQEIGLTIPADLQQYVITAK, from the coding sequence ATGAAAAAGTATGGGAAAAAATTGATGACAGTTCTTCTGATTGCTTCATTAGTTGCATTAGGAGCCGGCTGTTCAAATTCAGCAACAAAACAGGAAAGTAAAAATGCTACGATTGGTATTGTTCAGTATGTTGATCATGTTGCTTTGGATGCAGCCCGGGAAGGTTTTGTCAAAGCTTTGGCTGACAACGGCTATACCGATGGTCAAAACATTACCCTTGATGTGCAAAATGCACAAGGAGATCAAAGTAATTTATCAACCATCAGCGATCGTTTTGTCAGCAATAAGGTAGATCTGGTTCTTGCTATCGCAACGCCAGCGGCTCAGGCGATTGCTGGAAAGACAACCGAAATTCCCATTTTGGGAACGGCGATCACTGACTATGAAGCAGCTCGTCTGGTCAAATCAAACGAAGCCCCTGGTGGAAACGTCAGCGGCACCACTGACATGAACCCAATCAAAGAACAGATTGATCTTTTGGTGAAATTAGTACCAACAGCAAAAACCGTTGGAGTACTTTATACTTCCAGCGAAGATAACTCTGTTTTACAGGCAAAAATCGCCAAAGAAGCGATTGAAAAGCTGGGCATGAAATATGTAGAAGTAACCGTAACCAACTCAAATGATGTCCAACAGGCGACTCAATCCATCGTTGGCCAATGTGATGCCATCTACATTCCTACAGATAATGTCTTTGCATCAGCAATGCCTCAGGTTCAGAACATTACCTCCCAGTCAAAAACACCGGTTATCTGCGGTGAATCGGGTATGGTTGAATCGGGTGGATTGGCTACCTTGGGAATCAGCTATTCTGACCTGGGTTACCAAACTGGCTTAATGGCCGTGAAAATTCTTAAAGGCGAAGCAAAACCGGCAACCATGCCCATCGAATCAGCGACAAAATTTGAATATGCCATCAATGGCACTGTCGCTCAGGAAATTGGCTTAACCATTCCCGCTGACCTGCAACAATACGTCATTACCGCAAAATAG
- the ychF gene encoding redox-regulated ATPase YchF → MKIGIVGLPNVGKSTIFNALTKAGAESANYPFCTIDPNIGVVTVPDPRLAVLEKMYNSKKVIPTTIEFVDIAGLVRGASKGEGLGNKFLSHIREVDAIVHVVRCFEDDNVVHVEGKIDPIDDLETINLELIFADIEMLDRRIEKNKKLAKTNPQEKANIDVAMRLREILEGGKMPNDDDFSADEWEFIQTIQLISIKPVLYIANVSEDDLHEDNEMVTRLKATVLENHSGNHKDIIKISAKIEEEIAQFDDDEKAEFLSDMGLAESGLDQVIRSGYKLLGLITFLTAGPQEIRAWTVTEGTKAPQAAGKIHSDIERGFIRAEITSFEQLIEAGSEVKAKESGVTRVEGKDYVMKDGDVTFFRFNV, encoded by the coding sequence ATGAAGATAGGAATCGTTGGCTTACCCAACGTTGGGAAAAGCACCATATTCAATGCCTTAACCAAGGCCGGGGCAGAATCTGCCAATTATCCATTTTGCACCATTGACCCAAATATCGGGGTCGTAACCGTACCCGATCCCCGGTTGGCGGTTTTGGAAAAAATGTACAATTCAAAAAAGGTGATTCCCACCACCATCGAATTTGTGGATATTGCCGGCCTGGTGCGCGGTGCCAGCAAAGGGGAAGGACTTGGCAATAAGTTTCTTTCTCATATTCGTGAGGTCGATGCCATTGTCCATGTTGTCCGTTGTTTTGAAGATGACAACGTCGTGCACGTGGAAGGAAAAATCGACCCCATCGATGATCTGGAAACCATTAACCTGGAGCTGATTTTCGCTGACATTGAAATGCTGGACCGACGGATCGAAAAGAACAAGAAACTGGCCAAAACCAATCCCCAGGAAAAAGCCAATATCGACGTAGCCATGCGGCTGCGGGAAATTCTTGAAGGCGGCAAAATGCCCAATGATGACGATTTTTCGGCGGATGAGTGGGAGTTTATTCAAACCATTCAACTGATCTCGATTAAACCGGTACTTTATATCGCCAACGTTTCTGAAGATGATCTCCATGAGGATAATGAAATGGTAACCCGATTAAAGGCGACTGTTTTAGAAAACCATTCTGGTAATCATAAGGATATTATCAAAATATCCGCTAAAATAGAGGAAGAAATCGCTCAATTTGACGACGATGAAAAAGCGGAATTCTTATCGGATATGGGTTTGGCAGAATCTGGGCTAGATCAGGTCATTCGCTCGGGCTATAAGCTCTTGGGCCTGATTACTTTTTTAACCGCTGGTCCCCAGGAAATCCGCGCTTGGACGGTCACCGAAGGTACGAAAGCGCCCCAGGCCGCGGGCAAGATCCATAGCGATATTGAACGTGGTTTTATTCGGGCGGAAATTACCAGTTTCGAACAGCTGATTGAGGCCGGTTCGGAAGTCAAAGCTAAGGAAAGCGGTGTTACCCGGGTTGAAGGAAAAGACTATGTCATGAAAGATGGCGATGTTACTTTTTTCCGGTTTAATGTATAG
- the yqeK gene encoding bis(5'-nucleosyl)-tetraphosphatase (symmetrical) YqeK, protein MNWIDIEADLKKILTTKRFNHTMNVVEAADKLARTFGCEPDQARLAALLHDCAKNLSDEQQLDFAQKYQIKIDRVCQNDPQLLHGPVGAVLAGERYGVEDAAIQSAVCYHTTGCEKMSKLDQIIYLADYIEKGRSFPGVDRIRQMAETNLDEATIMALTNSICHVAQTGALIHKRTIDARNDLIIKTRNLK, encoded by the coding sequence ATGAATTGGATTGATATTGAAGCGGATTTAAAAAAGATTTTAACCACTAAACGATTTAATCATACGATGAATGTGGTTGAAGCGGCCGATAAGCTGGCTCGCACCTTTGGGTGTGAGCCGGATCAGGCCAGGTTGGCGGCGCTGCTGCACGATTGTGCAAAGAATCTATCAGATGAACAGCAGCTTGACTTTGCCCAAAAGTATCAGATTAAGATTGATCGGGTCTGCCAGAATGATCCCCAATTGCTTCACGGCCCTGTCGGTGCTGTTCTTGCTGGGGAGCGTTATGGCGTTGAAGACGCAGCCATTCAAAGTGCCGTTTGTTATCACACGACCGGGTGTGAAAAAATGAGCAAACTTGATCAGATTATTTATCTGGCCGATTATATTGAAAAGGGTCGTTCTTTTCCTGGCGTTGACCGCATTCGGCAAATGGCTGAAACCAATTTGGATGAGGCAACCATTATGGCTTTAACCAACAGCATCTGTCACGTGGCTCAAACCGGTGCCCTAATTCACAAACGGACCATCGATGCGCGAAATGATTTAATTATCAAAACGAGAAATTTAAAATAG
- the nadD gene encoding nicotinate-nucleotide adenylyltransferase, translating to MKKKIGLLGGSFNPIHTGHLLLAESARDQYELDKVLFIPTGNNPFKLSQDEITRKHRLKMVELAIASNDSFEILTHEIDQNGITYTIDTINIIKEIYPDCDFYFIAGADLMFEITLWKGAPELLKSVKFITTFRPGYSHDRLDMRIKELQEIYGASIFKLYATEMDIASSDIRARIKNGYSIRYLLPDAVEAYIHEHHLYLPKASTEDSNELD from the coding sequence ATGAAGAAAAAAATCGGTCTTCTGGGAGGAAGTTTTAATCCCATCCATACGGGTCATCTGCTGCTGGCAGAATCAGCTCGGGATCAATATGAATTGGATAAGGTATTGTTTATTCCCACCGGGAATAACCCATTTAAATTGTCTCAGGACGAAATTACCCGAAAACACCGGCTTAAAATGGTGGAACTGGCCATCGCCAGCAATGACAGTTTTGAAATATTAACGCACGAGATCGATCAAAATGGCATCACCTATACCATTGATACCATCAATATCATTAAAGAAATTTATCCGGATTGTGATTTTTATTTCATCGCCGGTGCTGATTTAATGTTTGAAATTACCTTATGGAAGGGTGCTCCAGAGTTGTTAAAGTCCGTGAAATTTATTACGACCTTCCGTCCTGGTTACAGTCATGATCGGCTGGATATGCGAATCAAAGAGTTGCAGGAAATTTACGGCGCTTCTATTTTTAAGCTGTACGCCACCGAAATGGATATTGCCTCTTCTGATATCCGGGCGCGGATAAAAAATGGCTACTCGATCCGTTATTTACTGCCGGATGCGGTGGAAGCATATATTCATGAACATCACCTTTATTTGCCAAAGGCATCAACTGAGGATAGCAATGAATTGGATTGA
- a CDS encoding DUF4080 domain-containing protein → MKDLVLVAINAKYIHTNLAVRSLQAQLPNFDVEILEMSINDPLHRIVKLLLDQDTKRIGFSCYIWNMEIVLKLAEVIKKAKPQVQIIFGGPEVSFDGAILLATHAFCDLILQGEGEGKLQALLKNDDNLDGFRNIPGLCYRSRSGEIIENPDAPPVPLNQFVFPYLNSDVDSLKHKIIYYETMRGCPFSCSYCLSSAKQGLNLLGLDRVFSELDFFIKAGVKQVKLVDRTFNCNLSRAKEIFKYLITQGGETNFHFEMTGDLIDEEMIDLLKTAPPGLIQFEIGVQSTAPTTLSAIGRKISVSRTEEHVKKLLDQQNIHIHLDLIAGLPYESYAVFKESFNQVIALNPDMLQLGFLKCLKGTRIREESEMHHYNYASFPPYEIISNQYIGAVELYQLRQIEVLVDRYFNSGAFKQSLAFIFASQIYSTPFDFFEVFSFYWDSHGYYDVGKSKEQLFGILHGFLNDHQKKSQIGEWLKFDWLTQGNLRLPTGMIDASPDKEWIFEFLKDPQNIETYLDDFINLAPKKIYTQVKFQYFSAAFINQLSGHALSTKVEPWLMVFSEAGYHIINK, encoded by the coding sequence GTGAAAGATCTTGTTTTAGTCGCTATTAATGCAAAATACATCCATACCAATCTGGCCGTGCGTTCATTACAGGCGCAACTGCCAAATTTTGATGTCGAAATTCTGGAGATGTCGATCAATGATCCCCTACATCGGATTGTCAAGCTGCTCCTGGATCAGGATACCAAACGGATCGGATTCTCCTGCTATATCTGGAATATGGAGATTGTTCTGAAGCTGGCTGAAGTCATTAAAAAAGCGAAACCTCAGGTGCAAATTATTTTTGGCGGTCCGGAGGTCAGTTTTGACGGGGCGATACTGTTAGCGACCCACGCCTTTTGTGATCTGATTCTTCAGGGCGAAGGGGAAGGCAAACTACAGGCACTGCTTAAAAATGATGATAATCTGGATGGATTTAGGAACATTCCTGGGCTTTGTTATCGCAGCCGATCGGGTGAAATCATCGAAAATCCTGATGCACCACCGGTTCCATTAAACCAATTCGTTTTTCCGTATTTAAACTCGGATGTGGACAGCCTCAAGCATAAGATCATTTATTATGAAACCATGCGAGGCTGCCCATTTTCCTGCTCCTATTGTCTTTCTTCAGCTAAACAGGGGCTGAATCTATTAGGTCTTGACCGGGTTTTTAGCGAACTGGATTTCTTTATTAAGGCGGGGGTTAAACAAGTCAAGCTCGTCGACCGGACTTTCAACTGCAACCTGAGCCGAGCCAAAGAAATCTTTAAATATCTGATTACACAAGGCGGCGAGACCAATTTTCACTTTGAAATGACCGGCGACCTGATCGATGAAGAAATGATTGACCTGCTTAAGACGGCACCGCCGGGACTGATTCAATTTGAAATTGGCGTCCAAAGTACCGCACCGACAACACTTTCGGCGATCGGCCGAAAAATCAGTGTCAGCAGAACCGAAGAGCATGTCAAAAAACTGTTGGATCAACAAAACATTCATATTCATCTGGATCTGATTGCTGGTTTGCCCTATGAAAGCTATGCGGTTTTCAAAGAATCCTTTAATCAGGTGATTGCCCTTAATCCCGATATGTTACAACTGGGCTTTCTCAAATGTTTAAAAGGCACCCGTATTCGCGAAGAGTCGGAAATGCATCACTATAATTATGCCAGTTTTCCGCCTTATGAAATTATTTCGAATCAGTATATTGGTGCGGTGGAACTGTATCAGTTACGTCAAATTGAAGTGTTGGTGGATCGTTACTTTAACAGTGGCGCTTTCAAACAGAGCTTGGCTTTTATTTTTGCTTCCCAGATTTATAGCACTCCTTTTGACTTTTTTGAAGTGTTTTCGTTTTATTGGGATAGTCATGGTTATTATGATGTGGGCAAATCAAAGGAGCAGCTCTTTGGCATCCTTCATGGATTTTTAAATGATCATCAAAAAAAATCACAGATTGGCGAATGGCTTAAGTTTGATTGGCTCACCCAAGGCAATCTCAGATTGCCAACTGGGATGATTGATGCCAGTCCCGATAAAGAATGGATTTTTGAGTTTTTGAAAGACCCTCAGAACATTGAAACTTACCTCGATGACTTTATTAATCTTGCTCCGAAAAAAATCTATACCCAGGTCAAATTTCAATATTTTTCGGCTGCGTTTATTAATCAGCTTTCCGGACACGCTTTGTCAACAAAAGTTGAACCATGGCTAATGGTTTTTTCTGAGGCAGGCTATCATATTATAAATAAATAA